Within Massilia endophytica, the genomic segment ATCCTGAGCTTCCTCGGCTTCGGCGTGCCCGTGGGCGTGGTGAGCTGGGGCTCCATGCTCAACGAGGCGCAGAACGAACTCATACTGGGCAAATGGTGGCAGCTCACGGCGGCGGCAGTCGCCATGGCGGTGCTGGTCACGGCCTTCTCCCTGTTCACCGATGCCCTGCGCGATGCGCTCGATCCGAAAGTGAAGTGATATGGACAATCTGCTCGACGTACGCAATCTGCGCATCGCTTTCCGCATCGACAAGAAGAATACCTTCGAGGCCGTGAAGGGCATCTCCTTCAGTGTGCCGCGCAACAGCACGGTGGCCCTGGTGGGCGAATCGGGCAGCGGCAAGTCCGTGAGCTCCCTGGCCGTGATGGGCCTTCTGCCGGAGCACACCACCATCATCGACCCCGCCAGCAGCGTGCTGTTCGACGGGCGCGAAGTGCTGCACCTCTCCATGCGCGAGCGGCGCGCCATGTGCGGCAAGGACATCTCCATGATTTTCCAGGAGCCCATGTCCTCGCTCAATCCCGTGTTCACGGTGGGCTACCAGATCGGCGAGGTGCTGCGCCAGCATATGGGCATGACCGGCAAGCAGGCGAGGGCGCGCACGCTGGCGCTGCTGGAAGAAGTGGGCATTCCCGACCCTGCGGCCAAGATCGACGCCTACCCGAGCCAGATGTCCGGCGGGCAGCAGCAGCGCGTCATGATCGCCATGGCCATCGCCTGCGAACCGAAGCTGCTGATCGCGGACGAACCGACCACCGCGCTCGACGTCACCATCCAGAAGCAGATCATGGAGTTGATCGCGAGCCTGCAGAAGAAGCACCAGATGTCCGTGCTCTTCATCACGCACGACCTCGGGCTGGTGGGCGAGATAGCGGACAGCGTGATCGTGATGCGGCATGGCGAAGTGCGCGAAACCGGCGCCACACAGCAGATTTTCGGCGACCCGCAGGACAGCTACACGCGCGCGCTGCTGCATTGCCGCCCCTCGCTGGACGCGCGTCCCATCCGGCTGCCCGTGATCGCCGACTACATGGACGGCAAGGCTGGTCCCGGCGTGGACATGCCGCAGC encodes:
- a CDS encoding ABC transporter ATP-binding protein translates to MDNLLDVRNLRIAFRIDKKNTFEAVKGISFSVPRNSTVALVGESGSGKSVSSLAVMGLLPEHTTIIDPASSVLFDGREVLHLSMRERRAMCGKDISMIFQEPMSSLNPVFTVGYQIGEVLRQHMGMTGKQARARTLALLEEVGIPDPAAKIDAYPSQMSGGQQQRVMIAMAIACEPKLLIADEPTTALDVTIQKQIMELIASLQKKHQMSVLFITHDLGLVGEIADSVIVMRHGEVRETGATQQIFGDPQDSYTRALLHCRPSLDARPIRLPVIADYMDGKAGPGVDMPQRERGFRPDDDIVLDVQDLQKSFWLREGLFGKREFKAVKGVSFKLPRGKTLGVVGESGSGKTTVGLTLLRLHKATGGRAIFEGKDLISMPESEYMAYKRRIQIIFQNPYASLNPRFTVGQILLEPMRLHRIGGNDSERTEMALQLLQRVGLPAHAYHRYPHEFSGGQRQRIAIARCLTMKPEILVCDESVSALDVSVQAQVLNLLQDLQDEYGLSYIFISHDLSVVKYISDQVMVMNKGEVVELANSDELYRNPVHPYTRTLLGAIPRGLA